One stretch of Microcebus murinus isolate Inina chromosome 12, M.murinus_Inina_mat1.0, whole genome shotgun sequence DNA includes these proteins:
- the ATP6V1G1 gene encoding V-type proton ATPase subunit G 1 — protein MASQSQGIQQLLQAEKRAAEKVSEARKRKNRRLKQAKEEAQAEIEQYRLQREKEFKAKEAAALGSHGSCSTEVEKETQEKMTILQTYFRQNRDEVLDNLLAFVCDIRPEIHENYRING, from the exons ATGGCTAGTCAGTCGCAGGGCATCCAGCAGCTACTGCAGGCCGAGAAGCGGGCCGCCGAGAAGGTGTCTGAGGCCCGCAAGC gaaagaaccggaggctgaagcaggccaAAGAAGAGGCTCAGGCTGAAATTGAACAGTACCGCCTGCAGAGGGAGAAGGAGTTCAAGGCCAAGGAAGCTGCG GCACTGGGCTCTCATGGCAGTTGCAGCACTGAAGTGGAGAAGGAGACCCAGGAGAAGATGACCATCCTCCAGACCTACTTCCGTCAGAACAGAGATGAAGTCTTGGATAACCTCTTGGCCTTTGTCTGCGACATCCGGCCAGAAATCCATGAAAACTACCGCATAAATGGatag